In Streptomyces seoulensis, the following are encoded in one genomic region:
- a CDS encoding CDP-alcohol phosphatidyltransferase family protein → MALNNTYDARLQQETAVGAGVQILLLALLGTAIGLGVAGWLSGLAFAFATWAVLSRALHRSALRSFGPANRVTLGRATLVGGVTALVADSFQSAPPVTLLVGLTAVALLLDGVDGKVARRTGTSSTLGARFDMEVDAFLILVLSVYVSTLLGPWVLLIGAMRYAFVAAAHFAPWLNAPLPPSFARKTVAALQGIALLTAGSSLLPHPAELTVVLLALGSLVWSFGRDVVWLWRHGRATAFTPEVQPQETPAAPTAVLELAVR, encoded by the coding sequence GTGGCCCTGAACAACACGTATGACGCGAGGCTTCAGCAGGAGACGGCCGTGGGAGCGGGCGTACAGATCCTGCTGCTCGCCCTGCTCGGCACGGCCATCGGCTTGGGGGTGGCCGGCTGGCTGTCGGGGCTCGCCTTCGCGTTCGCCACCTGGGCGGTCCTCTCGCGCGCCCTGCACCGCTCCGCGCTGCGCTCCTTCGGCCCGGCGAACCGGGTCACCCTCGGCCGGGCCACCCTGGTCGGCGGGGTCACCGCGCTGGTCGCGGACTCCTTCCAGAGCGCGCCCCCGGTCACCCTCCTGGTCGGCCTCACGGCCGTCGCCCTCCTCCTGGACGGCGTCGACGGCAAGGTGGCCCGCCGCACCGGCACCTCCAGCACGCTCGGCGCCCGCTTCGACATGGAGGTGGACGCGTTCCTCATCCTGGTCCTCAGCGTCTACGTCTCCACGCTTCTGGGCCCCTGGGTCCTCCTCATCGGCGCCATGCGCTACGCCTTCGTGGCCGCCGCCCACTTCGCCCCCTGGCTGAACGCCCCCCTCCCCCCGTCCTTCGCCCGCAAGACCGTCGCCGCGCTCCAGGGCATAGCCCTCCTGACAGCAGGCTCGTCCCTCCTCCCCCACCCGGCGGAACTCACCGTGGTCCTGCTGGCGTTGGGGTCACTGGTGTGGTCGTTCGGACGGGATGTGGTGTGGCTGTGGCGGCACGGGCGGGCGACCGCCTTCACGCCGGAGGTCCAGCCCCAGGAGACGCCCGCCGCACCGACCGCGGTGCTGGAACTGGCCGTCCGCTGA
- a CDS encoding zinc-dependent alcohol dehydrogenase, with amino-acid sequence MNPAARAFWLRSPGHGELRDVTLPEPAGDEVLVRALYSGVSRGTETLVFRGGVPESQHDVMRAPFQEGDFPAPVKYGYLSVGVVERGPDALIGRTVFCLHPHQSRYVVPASAVTVVPDRVPAARAVLAGTVETAVNALWDAAPQIGDRISVVGGGMVGCSVAALLARFPGIRLQLVDADPARAETAKALGVDFATPEEAAGERDLVIHASATEQGLARALELLAPEGTVVELSWYGDRRVTLPLGEAFHSRRLTLRASQVGTVSPSARPGRGYAERMALALDLLADPALDALITGESGFDELPELMPRLTSGEIPALCHRIRYPDPA; translated from the coding sequence ATGAACCCCGCCGCCCGCGCGTTCTGGCTCAGGTCACCCGGCCACGGCGAGCTGCGCGACGTCACCCTCCCGGAACCCGCCGGGGACGAGGTCCTGGTGCGTGCCCTGTACTCCGGGGTCAGCCGCGGCACCGAGACCCTGGTGTTCCGCGGCGGCGTCCCGGAGAGCCAACACGACGTGATGCGCGCGCCGTTCCAGGAGGGCGACTTCCCGGCCCCGGTGAAGTACGGCTATCTGAGCGTCGGCGTGGTCGAGCGGGGTCCCGATGCGCTGATCGGGCGTACGGTCTTCTGTCTCCATCCGCACCAGAGCCGTTACGTCGTTCCGGCGAGCGCCGTGACCGTCGTACCCGACCGGGTGCCCGCCGCGCGGGCCGTGCTCGCCGGGACCGTGGAGACCGCCGTGAACGCTCTGTGGGACGCGGCGCCGCAGATCGGGGACCGGATCAGCGTGGTCGGCGGCGGGATGGTCGGCTGCTCGGTCGCCGCCCTGCTCGCCCGCTTCCCCGGCATCCGGCTCCAGCTCGTCGACGCCGACCCCGCCCGCGCCGAGACCGCCAAGGCCCTCGGTGTCGACTTCGCCACCCCCGAAGAGGCCGCCGGCGAGCGTGACCTCGTCATCCACGCCAGCGCCACCGAGCAGGGCCTCGCCCGCGCCCTGGAACTCCTCGCCCCCGAGGGCACCGTCGTCGAGCTGAGCTGGTACGGCGACCGGCGCGTCACCCTGCCGCTCGGCGAAGCCTTCCACTCCCGCCGGCTCACCCTCCGCGCCAGCCAGGTCGGCACCGTCTCCCCGTCGGCCCGCCCCGGCCGGGGCTACGCCGAGCGGATGGCCCTCGCCCTGGACCTGCTCGCCGACCCGGCGCTGGACGCGCTCATCACCGGCGAGAGCGGCTTCGACGAACTCCCGGAGCTGATGCCCCGCCTGACGAGCGGCGAGATCCCCGCCCTGTGCCACCGCATCCGCTATCCCGACCCGGCCTGA
- a CDS encoding 6-pyruvoyl trahydropterin synthase family protein produces the protein MFSITVRDHIMIAHSFRGDVFGPAQRLHGATFLVDATFRREQLDEDNIVVDIGLATRELGAITAELNYRNLDENPEFAGVNTSTEFLAKVVADRLAERIAKGALGEGAKGLSALSVTLHESHIAWASYERDL, from the coding sequence TTGTTCAGCATCACCGTCCGCGATCACATCATGATCGCCCACAGCTTCCGCGGCGACGTGTTCGGACCCGCGCAGCGCCTGCACGGCGCCACGTTCCTGGTGGACGCCACCTTCCGCCGTGAGCAGTTGGACGAGGACAACATCGTGGTCGACATCGGCCTCGCCACGCGCGAACTCGGTGCCATCACGGCCGAGTTGAACTACCGCAACCTGGACGAGAACCCCGAGTTCGCCGGGGTCAACACCTCCACCGAGTTCCTGGCCAAGGTCGTCGCCGACCGGCTCGCCGAGCGCATCGCCAAGGGCGCGCTCGGCGAGGGCGCGAAGGGCCTGTCCGCGCTCTCGGTGACCCTGCACGAGTCCCACATCGCCTGGGCGAGTTACGAGCGTGACCTGTGA
- a CDS encoding glycosyltransferase family 4 protein, whose amino-acid sequence MSDLTVDRARLAYVPAQPLAAKNTKNTANFGIIPMSLRTVHFVMPGGVDDPAAPSGGNAYDRRVCLDLPGFGWQVVRHAAPGAWPDPDADARESLARTLAGMPDDTVVLLDGLVACGVPEIVVPEAERLRIAVLVHLPLGDETGLDPAVAADLDARERAVLRAVPATIATSDWAVRRLVSHHGLAPDRVHLAAPGADIAPLAPGTDGISHLVCVAAVTPRKGQHRLVEALAAVRDLPWTCSLVGGLGTDPEYVAALRAQIEGYGLADRLRLTGPRTGADLDASYAAADLMVLTSYAETYGMAVTEALARGIPVVATDVGGLPEAVGRAPDGGVPGILVPPEDPAAIAAELRGWFGEPDVRRRLKAAARGRRSALAGWAATARSLAGVLGRLPGAPRRAA is encoded by the coding sequence GTGAGCGACCTGACCGTGGACCGGGCCCGGCTCGCCTACGTGCCCGCACAGCCCCTCGCCGCCAAGAACACCAAGAACACCGCCAACTTCGGGATCATCCCCATGTCGCTGCGCACCGTGCACTTCGTGATGCCGGGCGGCGTCGACGACCCGGCCGCGCCCAGCGGCGGCAACGCCTACGACCGCCGGGTCTGCCTGGACCTGCCCGGCTTCGGCTGGCAGGTCGTCCGGCACGCCGCCCCCGGCGCCTGGCCGGACCCGGACGCCGACGCCCGCGAGTCGCTCGCCCGCACCCTCGCGGGCATGCCCGACGACACCGTGGTCCTGCTGGACGGCCTGGTCGCCTGCGGGGTGCCCGAGATCGTCGTCCCCGAGGCCGAACGGCTGCGGATCGCGGTCCTCGTCCATCTGCCGCTCGGTGACGAGACCGGCCTGGACCCGGCCGTCGCCGCCGACCTCGACGCCCGCGAACGCGCCGTGCTGCGCGCGGTGCCCGCCACCATCGCCACCAGCGACTGGGCCGTACGCCGTCTGGTCTCGCACCACGGCCTGGCCCCCGACCGTGTCCACCTCGCCGCCCCCGGCGCCGACATCGCGCCGCTCGCGCCCGGCACCGACGGCATCTCGCACCTGGTGTGCGTCGCCGCCGTCACCCCGCGCAAGGGCCAGCACCGCCTGGTCGAGGCCCTCGCGGCGGTACGGGACCTGCCCTGGACCTGCTCGCTGGTCGGCGGCCTCGGCACCGACCCCGAGTACGTGGCGGCCCTGCGCGCCCAGATCGAGGGGTACGGCCTGGCCGACCGGCTGCGTCTGACCGGCCCCCGCACCGGAGCCGACCTCGACGCCAGCTACGCCGCCGCCGACCTCATGGTGCTCACCTCCTACGCCGAGACCTACGGCATGGCGGTCACCGAGGCGCTCGCGCGCGGCATCCCGGTCGTCGCCACCGACGTGGGCGGGCTGCCCGAGGCGGTCGGCCGCGCCCCCGACGGCGGGGTGCCCGGCATCCTCGTCCCGCCGGAGGACCCCGCCGCCATCGCCGCCGAACTGCGCGGCTGGTTCGGCGAGCCCGACGTGCGCCGCCGCCTCAAGGCCGCAGCGCGCGGCCGGCGCAGCGCGCTGGCCGGCTGGGCCGCCACCGCCCGCAGCCTCGCCGGGGTCCTCGGCAGGCTCCCCGGCGCCCCCAGGAGGGCCGCATGA
- a CDS encoding class I SAM-dependent methyltransferase codes for MTDTAAAQEEHRVNDGTEPTGPSDVIAGAGPVGRPGERATVRLREGEADEAPRYAPEWLQLREPADADARAMGLLEPLAKRFSELPPREGGLVIHDLGCGTGSMGRWLAARLDGAQHWVLHDRDPYLLHFAAVASPRVAADGSRVTVETRRGDVARLTPDALSGASLVTASALLDVLTRPEIETLAAACAGAGSPALLTLSVAGRVEFASPDPLDTDLAEAFNAHQRRGGLLGPDAVTAAGEAFAGHGASVRVHPSPWRLGPEHAALTAQWLRGWVGAAVEERPALRTRAEDYLRDRLAACEAGELEVVVHHSDLLAVPRPVEA; via the coding sequence ATGACCGACACAGCCGCCGCACAGGAGGAGCACCGGGTGAACGACGGCACCGAGCCCACCGGCCCCTCCGACGTCATCGCCGGCGCCGGTCCCGTGGGCCGTCCCGGCGAGCGGGCCACCGTACGGCTGCGCGAGGGGGAGGCCGACGAGGCGCCCCGGTACGCGCCCGAGTGGCTCCAGCTCCGGGAACCGGCCGACGCCGACGCGCGGGCGATGGGCCTGCTGGAGCCGCTGGCCAAGCGGTTCAGCGAACTCCCGCCGCGGGAAGGCGGGTTGGTCATCCACGACCTGGGCTGCGGCACCGGCTCGATGGGCCGCTGGCTGGCCGCCCGGCTGGACGGTGCCCAGCACTGGGTGCTGCACGACCGGGACCCGTACCTGCTGCACTTCGCGGCCGTGGCCTCCCCGCGCGTCGCCGCCGACGGCAGCCGGGTCACCGTCGAGACCCGGCGCGGCGACGTCGCCCGGCTCACCCCGGACGCGCTGTCCGGTGCCTCGCTGGTGACCGCGTCCGCGCTGCTGGACGTGCTCACCCGGCCCGAGATCGAGACACTGGCCGCCGCCTGCGCGGGCGCGGGCAGCCCCGCCCTGCTGACCCTGTCGGTCGCCGGGCGCGTCGAGTTCGCCTCCCCCGACCCGCTCGACACCGACCTGGCGGAGGCGTTCAACGCCCACCAGCGCCGGGGCGGCCTGCTCGGCCCGGACGCGGTCACGGCGGCCGGCGAGGCGTTCGCCGGACACGGCGCGTCCGTACGGGTGCACCCGAGCCCCTGGCGGCTCGGCCCGGAGCACGCGGCGCTCACCGCGCAGTGGCTGCGCGGCTGGGTCGGCGCGGCCGTCGAGGAACGGCCCGCCCTGCGGACCCGCGCCGAGGACTACCTGCGCGACCGGCTGGCCGCGTGCGAGGCGGGCGAGCTGGAGGTCGTGGTGCACCACAGCGACCTGCTGGCCGTGCCCCGGCCGGTGGAGGCGTGA
- a CDS encoding creatininase family protein → MSGSGARPAAYGVMPADTTEDVRARGAGGSRQVAVLPVGSYEQHGPYLPLATDTLVACAVAREIAAAYPVHLLPPVTLACSHEHAAWPGTVSISSVTLHAVVRDIADSLRRSGVESLVVVNGHGGNYVLGNVVQEASARGERMALYPAAEDWEEARQRAGVETSLLTDMHAGEIEASLLLHAHPEFLRPGHESADFTADDRRHLLTTGMSAYTESGVIGRPSLASAEKGKGLLAGLVENFEPYFRLLTSPEAPTAPRG, encoded by the coding sequence ATGAGTGGTTCGGGCGCGCGACCGGCGGCCTACGGGGTGATGCCCGCGGACACCACCGAGGACGTACGGGCGCGGGGGGCGGGTGGGTCACGTCAGGTCGCCGTCCTTCCCGTGGGGAGCTACGAACAGCACGGTCCCTACCTCCCGTTGGCGACCGACACGCTGGTGGCCTGCGCCGTGGCGCGGGAGATCGCCGCCGCGTACCCGGTGCACCTCCTTCCCCCGGTGACCCTCGCGTGCTCGCACGAGCACGCGGCCTGGCCGGGGACGGTCAGTATCTCCTCGGTTACCCTGCATGCGGTCGTACGTGACATCGCGGACTCCCTGCGCCGCTCGGGCGTGGAGTCGCTCGTGGTGGTCAACGGGCACGGCGGGAACTATGTGCTGGGGAACGTCGTGCAGGAGGCGTCGGCGCGGGGCGAGCGGATGGCGCTGTACCCGGCGGCCGAGGACTGGGAGGAGGCACGGCAGCGGGCGGGTGTGGAGACCTCGCTGCTCACCGACATGCACGCCGGGGAGATCGAGGCGTCCCTCCTGCTGCACGCTCATCCCGAATTCCTCCGCCCCGGCCACGAGTCGGCCGACTTCACCGCCGACGACCGCCGTCATCTGCTCACCACGGGTATGTCCGCCTACACCGAGTCGGGCGTCATCGGCCGCCCGTCCCTGGCCTCGGCGGAGAAGGGGAAGGGCCTGCTGGCCGGGCTGGTGGAGAACTTCGAGCCGTACTTCCGGCTGCTGACCTCGCCCGAGGCGCCCACCGCTCCGCGCGGATAG
- the ribA gene encoding GTP cyclohydrolase II, which translates to MTENIGAFGGKNPRRSGTERVVNTPLPTAYGQFQAVGYLDHDRGDEQVALVHGDIGTENVLVRLHSECLTGDAFGSQHCECGEQLSAAMRAVVAEGAGVVLYLRGHEGRGIGLLAKLRAMALQAEGLDTVEANLALGLPVDARDYRVAAEMLHDLKVRSVRLMSNNPRKREALTKYGIEVAEQVPLLIEPSENNITYLRTKRERLDHHLPHLDAVAHGS; encoded by the coding sequence ATGACAGAAAACATCGGCGCCTTCGGCGGGAAGAACCCGCGTCGTTCGGGCACGGAACGCGTCGTGAACACCCCGCTGCCCACCGCGTACGGGCAGTTCCAGGCAGTCGGTTACCTGGACCACGACCGGGGTGACGAACAGGTCGCCCTGGTGCACGGGGACATCGGGACCGAGAACGTCCTGGTGCGGCTGCACTCGGAGTGCCTGACCGGGGACGCCTTCGGCTCCCAGCACTGCGAGTGCGGCGAGCAGTTGTCGGCCGCGATGCGCGCGGTGGTCGCCGAGGGCGCCGGTGTCGTCCTGTACCTGAGGGGTCACGAGGGCCGGGGCATCGGTCTGCTGGCCAAGCTGCGGGCGATGGCGCTCCAGGCGGAGGGGCTGGACACGGTCGAGGCCAACCTCGCGCTCGGTCTGCCGGTGGACGCCCGTGACTACCGGGTGGCGGCGGAGATGCTGCACGACCTGAAGGTGCGCTCGGTGCGGCTGATGTCCAACAACCCGCGCAAGCGGGAGGCGTTGACCAAGTACGGCATCGAGGTCGCCGAGCAGGTGCCGCTGCTGATCGAGCCGAGCGAGAACAACATCACGTATCTGCGCACCAAGCGCGAGCGTCTGGACCACCACCTGCCCCACCTGGACGCGGTGGCCCACGGCTCCTGA